A region of Ictalurus furcatus strain D&B chromosome 1, Billie_1.0, whole genome shotgun sequence DNA encodes the following proteins:
- the nrn1a gene encoding neuritin produces the protein MGLTLSGRYISLVLAVQIAYLLQTVGAAGKCDTVFKGFSNCLLQLGENMASYPQELDEKENLQTICTYWDDFHSCATTALADCQEGATELWEKLKKESRNLEFKGSLFELCGDGNDASRPSSSPPGFTLLLSSFSALLTWIQF, from the exons ATGGGATTAACTCTGTCCGGAAGATACATCTCACTGGTGCTGGCTGTTCAAATAG CATATTTGCTCCAGACGGTTGGAGCGGCGGGGAAATGTGACACCGTGTTTAAGGGCTTCTCAAACTGCCTGCTTCAGCTGGGAGAGAACATGGCCAGCTATCCACAGGAGCTGGACGAGAAGGAGAACCTGCAAACCATCTGCAC ATATTGGGACGACTTCCACTCGTGTGCCACCACAGCACTGGCGGACTGCCAGGAAGGAGCTACGGAGCTGTGGGAGAAACTTAAGAAGGAGTCCAGAAACCTGGAGTTTAAAGGCAGTTTGTTTGAACTGTGCGGTGACGGAAACGACGCGAGCAGACCATCATCCTCTCCACCAGGGTTCACCCTGCTGCTCAGCTCCTTCTCCGCCCTGCTCACATGGATCCAGTTCTAG